One segment of Fuscovulum ytuae DNA contains the following:
- the ilvD gene encoding dihydroxy-acid dehydratase, translated as MPAYRSRTTTHGRNMAGARGLWRATGMKDGDFGKPIIAIVNSFTQFVPGHVHLKDLGQLVAREVEAAGGVAKEFNTIAVDDGIAMGHDGMLYSLPSREIIADSVEYMVNAHCADAMVCISNCDKITPGMLMAAMRLNIPAVFVSGGPMEAGKAIVKGRELALDLVDAMVVAADESYTDAEVEAIEKEACPTCGSCSGMFTANSMNCLTEALGLSLPGNGSTLATHADRRRLFVEAGHLIVDITKRHYEQNDHSVLPRNIANKKAFENAMALDIAMGGSTNTILHILAAAHEGGIDFDQDDIDALSRKVPCLCKVAPAKQDVHMEDVHRAGGIMAILGQLDNAGLLHRDCVTVHSPTMGAALDHWDISRTNHESVRHFFKAAPGNVRSATAFSQDKRYAELDLDREKGVIRSAEHAFTKEGGLAVLKGNIALDGCIVKTAGVDESIFVFSGPAKVYESQNDAVAGILNNEVKAGDVVVIRYEGPKGGPGMQEMLYPTSYLKSKGLGKVCALLTDGRFSGGTSGLSIGHASPEAASGGAIGLVRDGDMIDIDIPSRTINLRISDAELAERRAAQDALGWKPAKPRPRKVTTALKAYALFAASADKGAVRVLPEGA; from the coding sequence ATGCCCGCCTATCGTTCCCGCACGACCACCCATGGCCGCAACATGGCAGGCGCAAGGGGCCTGTGGCGCGCGACCGGCATGAAGGATGGCGATTTCGGCAAGCCGATCATCGCCATCGTGAACAGCTTTACCCAGTTCGTGCCGGGGCATGTTCACCTCAAGGACCTTGGCCAGTTGGTGGCGCGCGAGGTCGAGGCGGCGGGCGGTGTGGCGAAGGAATTCAACACCATCGCCGTCGATGACGGCATCGCCATGGGCCATGACGGGATGCTCTATTCCCTGCCCTCGCGCGAGATCATTGCCGATAGCGTCGAATACATGGTCAACGCCCATTGCGCCGATGCAATGGTCTGCATTTCGAACTGCGACAAGATCACCCCCGGCATGCTGATGGCGGCGATGCGCTTGAACATCCCTGCCGTCTTCGTTTCCGGCGGTCCGATGGAGGCGGGGAAGGCCATCGTGAAGGGGCGTGAGCTTGCGCTTGACCTTGTCGATGCGATGGTCGTGGCGGCGGATGAAAGCTATACGGACGCCGAGGTGGAAGCGATCGAGAAAGAGGCCTGCCCCACCTGTGGGTCTTGCTCGGGGATGTTCACCGCCAATTCGATGAACTGCCTCACCGAGGCGCTGGGCCTATCGCTGCCGGGGAATGGTTCGACCCTTGCCACCCATGCGGATCGGCGGCGGCTGTTCGTGGAGGCGGGCCATCTGATCGTGGATATCACCAAACGCCACTACGAGCAGAATGACCATAGCGTCCTGCCGCGCAACATCGCCAACAAGAAGGCTTTCGAGAATGCCATGGCGTTGGACATCGCGATGGGCGGTTCAACCAATACCATCCTGCATATCCTTGCGGCGGCGCATGAGGGGGGCATCGATTTCGATCAGGATGACATCGACGCCCTGTCGCGCAAGGTGCCCTGCCTGTGCAAGGTCGCCCCGGCCAAGCAAGACGTGCATATGGAAGACGTCCACCGTGCGGGTGGGATCATGGCAATCCTTGGACAGTTGGACAACGCAGGCCTTTTGCACCGCGATTGCGTGACGGTGCATTCCCCCACCATGGGCGCAGCGCTGGATCACTGGGATATCAGCCGTACGAACCATGAAAGCGTGCGGCATTTCTTCAAGGCGGCGCCGGGCAATGTGCGGTCGGCTACGGCCTTTAGCCAAGACAAACGCTATGCCGAACTGGACCTTGACCGGGAAAAGGGCGTGATCCGCTCGGCCGAGCATGCCTTTACCAAGGAAGGCGGTCTGGCGGTACTGAAGGGCAATATCGCGCTGGATGGCTGCATCGTGAAGACGGCGGGTGTGGACGAGTCGATTTTTGTCTTCTCGGGCCCCGCCAAGGTTTATGAGTCGCAGAATGACGCTGTGGCCGGCATCCTGAACAATGAGGTGAAGGCGGGCGATGTGGTCGTCATCCGCTATGAAGGGCCAAAGGGCGGGCCGGGGATGCAAGAGATGTTGTATCCCACGAGCTATCTGAAATCGAAGGGACTGGGTAAGGTCTGCGCCCTGCTGACGGATGGCCGTTTTTCGGGCGGGACCTCGGGTCTGTCGATCGGCCATGCCTCGCCAGAGGCTGCGTCGGGCGGGGCAATCGGGTTGGTGCGGGATGGCGATATGATCGACATCGATATCCCGAGCAGGACCATCAACCTGCGGATTTCCGATGCCGAATTGGCCGAGCGGCGGGCAGCGCAGGATGCGCTGGGCTGGAAACCCGCCAAGCCACGTCCGCGCAAGGTGACGACGGCGCTGAAGGCCTATGCCCTGTTTGCGGCATCGGCTGATAAAGGGGCCGTGCGGGTGCTGCCAGAAGGCGCGTAA
- a CDS encoding aldo/keto reductase: MTLSTTQFGKTGQTVTRIGFGAWAIGGSWGDVSEAEAKATLEAALDAGMTFVDTADVYGDGRSERIIRDVLKSRSGAKPFVASKAGRRLSPHVAAGYTIENIEAFIDRSLTNLGVDCLDLVQLHCPPTEVYYRPELFDGLEGLKAKGKIAQWGVSVEKVEEALKAIEYPGCASVQIIYNLFRQRPASLFFREAMARNIATIIRVPLASGMLTGKMTAASTFAADDHRNFNRHGEAFDVGETFAGVPYEVALEAVEELRLLVPQGASMAQFALRWILMEEAATVVIPGARTPAQSIANAGADALAPLPAATMEACREIYARLIAPHVHQRW, translated from the coding sequence ATGACCCTGTCCACCACCCAATTCGGCAAGACCGGCCAGACCGTCACCCGCATTGGCTTTGGCGCTTGGGCCATCGGCGGCAGCTGGGGCGACGTGTCCGAGGCCGAGGCCAAGGCCACGCTGGAAGCCGCGCTCGACGCAGGCATGACATTCGTCGACACCGCCGATGTCTATGGCGATGGCCGCTCGGAACGCATCATCCGCGACGTGTTGAAATCGCGCAGCGGCGCGAAACCCTTCGTCGCCAGCAAGGCAGGCCGCCGCCTCTCGCCCCATGTTGCCGCAGGCTACACGATTGAAAATATTGAAGCCTTCATCGATCGCAGTTTGACAAACCTTGGGGTCGACTGCCTCGACCTTGTGCAACTCCACTGCCCCCCGACGGAAGTTTATTATCGCCCGGAACTCTTTGACGGGCTGGAAGGGCTGAAGGCCAAGGGCAAGATCGCCCAATGGGGCGTCTCGGTCGAAAAGGTCGAAGAGGCGCTGAAGGCCATCGAGTATCCCGGCTGCGCCTCGGTTCAGATCATCTACAACCTCTTCCGCCAGCGCCCCGCCTCGCTCTTCTTCCGCGAGGCGATGGCCCGCAACATCGCCACCATCATCCGGGTCCCCCTCGCCTCAGGCATGCTGACGGGCAAGATGACTGCCGCCAGCACCTTCGCCGCCGACGATCACCGTAACTTCAATCGCCATGGCGAGGCTTTCGATGTAGGCGAAACCTTCGCTGGTGTCCCCTACGAAGTGGCGCTTGAGGCGGTTGAGGAACTCCGCCTGCTCGTGCCGCAAGGGGCCAGCATGGCCCAATTCGCCCTGCGCTGGATCCTGATGGAAGAAGCCGCCACCGTGGTGATTCCCGGCGCGCGCACGCCCGCGCAAAGCATCGCCAATGCGGGGGCCGATGCGCTCGCCCCCCTTCCCGCCGCGACGATGGAGGCCTGCCGCGAGATCTATGCGCGGCTGATCGCCCCTCACGTCCATCAGCGCTGGTGA
- a CDS encoding FGGY family carbohydrate kinase: MGRPGSIAVLDVGKSNVKLSACDAAGHVVETLTTPNRVLPGPPWRHHDLRSLNEWVLAGLADLGRRHPLAHFVASGHGSGGVLVGDDPDAGGDGVVLPMVDYEQPLPDGLAKAYAPLAGDFFDRGSAVMMAATHTARQMFWAERDRPADFARARWCLGIPQYWAWRLTGMAVSEATILGAQSHLWNVARGDWSPIVAGRGWGRLMPPFAKASDDLGPVRAALEAKGVPQLRVHAGVHDSSANFHRYRAAGMAGICVISTGTWIVALADGVALSRLDEARGMTLNADVAGAPVGGALTMGGREYSAVAGDQPEDARVDRAVLVRLIARGTMALPSFGTNDGQFPGTAGLGRIVGPPPASAAERHALAVLYVALLTVECGNRLDATREWVLDGSFLRDPAFAALVAALRPGRVTRVNAEGYGIAAGAAALFQPDRAMPAPDLADPLPLPGLDGLTDYAARWRALAEDGTK; the protein is encoded by the coding sequence ATGGGGCGTCCGGGGAGCATCGCGGTTCTGGACGTGGGCAAGTCCAACGTGAAGCTTTCGGCCTGCGATGCCGCGGGCCATGTTGTGGAAACGCTGACCACGCCAAACAGGGTTCTGCCGGGGCCGCCATGGCGGCATCACGACCTGCGGTCACTGAATGAATGGGTGCTGGCGGGTTTGGCTGATCTGGGTCGGCGGCATCCGTTGGCGCATTTCGTGGCCTCGGGCCACGGTTCCGGGGGCGTCTTGGTCGGGGATGATCCCGATGCGGGCGGCGACGGGGTTGTGCTGCCGATGGTGGATTACGAACAGCCCCTCCCCGACGGCTTGGCAAAGGCCTATGCCCCTTTGGCGGGGGATTTCTTTGACCGGGGATCGGCCGTGATGATGGCCGCGACCCACACAGCGCGGCAGATGTTCTGGGCCGAGCGCGACCGGCCTGCAGATTTTGCGCGCGCGCGGTGGTGTCTGGGCATTCCGCAATATTGGGCATGGCGCTTGACGGGCATGGCCGTCAGCGAGGCCACGATCCTTGGCGCGCAATCGCATCTGTGGAATGTGGCGCGGGGCGATTGGTCACCCATCGTGGCAGGGCGGGGATGGGGGCGGCTGATGCCGCCTTTCGCGAAGGCGTCTGATGATCTGGGCCCGGTGCGCGCTGCATTGGAGGCCAAGGGTGTGCCGCAGTTGCGCGTGCATGCGGGCGTGCATGACAGTTCGGCCAATTTCCACCGCTATCGCGCAGCCGGAATGGCGGGGATTTGCGTGATTTCGACCGGGACCTGGATCGTGGCCCTTGCCGATGGGGTAGCGCTTTCGCGGCTTGACGAGGCGCGGGGAATGACACTGAACGCCGATGTGGCGGGCGCGCCAGTGGGCGGGGCGCTGACTATGGGCGGGCGGGAATATTCCGCCGTGGCGGGCGATCAGCCGGAGGATGCGCGGGTGGACCGCGCAGTCTTGGTGCGTTTGATCGCGCGGGGGACCATGGCGCTTCCGTCATTCGGAACGAACGATGGGCAATTTCCGGGCACGGCGGGACTGGGACGGATCGTGGGGCCGCCGCCTGCCTCTGCGGCAGAGCGGCATGCACTGGCCGTGCTTTATGTTGCGCTGTTGACGGTGGAATGCGGCAATCGGCTGGATGCCACGCGCGAATGGGTGCTGGACGGGTCATTTCTGCGCGATCCGGCCTTTGCGGCGTTGGTTGCCGCGTTACGGCCGGGGCGGGTCACACGGGTGAATGCCGAGGGTTACGGAATCGCGGCCGGGGCTGCGGCGCTGTTCCAGCCCGACCGCGCGATGCCTGCGCCTGATCTTGCCGATCCGCTTCCCTTGCCGGGGCTGGACGGTCTGACCGATTACGCGGCGCGTTGGCGCGCCCTTGCCGAGGATGGGACTAAATGA
- a CDS encoding PepSY domain-containing protein codes for MNTNELRRAGHISMGVAFVAAVVGALSLMSVTSTAYGGSDDRGSDDRGGRGSDDGPGDDRGGRNGGHGSDDGPGDDHGRRHGGHGADDGMQRASGSMLPLAEIASNWEARGYKILDISREGGSVVEIDVIDANGQRWEMYVDTANDAILRRHRED; via the coding sequence ATGAACACCAATGAACTTCGCCGTGCAGGCCATATCTCGATGGGCGTAGCATTCGTCGCAGCGGTTGTCGGAGCGCTTTCGTTGATGTCGGTGACGAGCACCGCTTATGGCGGCAGCGACGATCGTGGCAGCGACGACCGTGGCGGGCGTGGCAGCGATGACGGCCCCGGCGATGACCGTGGTGGTCGCAATGGGGGGCATGGGTCTGACGACGGCCCGGGCGATGACCATGGCCGTCGCCACGGGGGGCATGGCGCCGATGACGGCATGCAGCGCGCATCGGGTTCGATGCTTCCCTTGGCAGAGATCGCCAGCAACTGGGAAGCGCGGGGCTACAAGATTCTTGATATCAGCCGCGAAGGCGGTTCTGTGGTCGAGATCGATGTGATCGATGCCAATGGGCAGCGGTGGGAGATGTATGTCGACACCGCCAACGATGCCATTCTGCGTCGGCACCGGGAAGATTGA
- a CDS encoding fumarylacetoacetate hydrolase family protein, translated as MLNLPETGVFVGRVWRRGLGPAVVTLRGDRVVDITTRAAPTMRDLLEAEDVPATVAAIEGEDIGSLAEIAAASLQPRGGTRLLAPVDLQAIKACGVTFARSMVERVIEERAGGDPARAEEMRARVAGVIGDSLRNLVPGSEKAAEVKALLQAEGLWSQYLEVGIGPDAEVFTKAPPMAAVGWGAGVGLHPISRWNNPEPEVVLAVDSTGRIVGATLGNDVNLRDVEGRSALLLGKAKDNNASAAIGPFIRLFDDGFDLNNVRRMELDLRVTGEDGFVLDGRSSMAEISRDPADLVAQTRGAHHQYPDGFVLFCGTMFAPVQDRDAIGQGFTHHAGDVVTISAEALGSLRNTVHLSTELPEWTFGAGALMRNLAGRGLL; from the coding sequence ATGCTGAACCTGCCAGAGACCGGGGTCTTTGTCGGGCGTGTCTGGCGCCGGGGTCTGGGGCCTGCGGTTGTCACGCTGCGTGGGGATCGGGTGGTCGATATCACAACGCGGGCCGCGCCGACGATGCGCGATCTGTTAGAGGCCGAAGACGTGCCCGCAACCGTTGCCGCCATCGAGGGCGAGGATATCGGCAGTCTGGCCGAGATTGCCGCCGCTTCGTTGCAGCCGCGCGGGGGCACACGCTTGCTTGCCCCTGTGGACCTGCAGGCAATCAAGGCCTGTGGCGTGACCTTTGCCCGATCCATGGTGGAACGGGTGATCGAAGAACGCGCGGGCGGTGATCCCGCACGAGCCGAAGAGATGCGGGCCCGCGTGGCGGGGGTGATCGGCGACAGCCTGCGCAATCTGGTGCCAGGGTCGGAAAAGGCGGCAGAGGTGAAGGCGCTTTTGCAAGCCGAGGGGCTTTGGTCGCAATATCTTGAGGTGGGGATCGGCCCCGATGCCGAGGTCTTTACCAAGGCACCGCCGATGGCGGCGGTGGGTTGGGGCGCGGGCGTTGGGTTGCACCCGATCAGCCGCTGGAACAACCCTGAACCAGAGGTGGTTCTGGCGGTGGATTCCACTGGACGCATCGTCGGGGCGACATTGGGCAATGACGTCAACCTGCGCGATGTTGAGGGGCGGTCGGCGCTGCTGCTTGGCAAGGCCAAGGACAACAATGCCTCGGCGGCCATCGGGCCGTTCATCCGGCTGTTCGATGACGGGTTTGACCTGAACAACGTGCGGCGGATGGAGTTGGACCTGCGGGTGACGGGCGAGGATGGTTTCGTGCTGGACGGGCGATCCTCGATGGCCGAGATCAGCCGCGACCCCGCCGACTTGGTCGCGCAGACGCGCGGGGCGCATCATCAATATCCGGATGGTTTCGTCCTGTTCTGCGGGACGATGTTCGCCCCGGTGCAGGACCGTGACGCGATTGGGCAGGGGTTCACCCATCATGCCGGGGATGTGGTGACGATCTCTGCCGAGGCCTTGGGAAGCCTGCGCAATACCGTGCATCTTTCCACCGAACTGCCGGAATGGACCTTTGGCGCAGGGGCCTTGATGCGGAATCTGGCAGGGCGGGGGCTTCTGTAG
- a CDS encoding class II aldolase/adducin family protein, with translation MTDDEMTLRSRMVATCRKMNETGINQGTAGNLSVRHGEGFLITPSSLPYDVMQPEDLVMMFWDGTYEGRRPSSEWRFHRDILKARADVNVVLHCHSHYATSVACHHRTIPAFHYMVGVMGGTTLRCARYATFGTQALSDAAIEALEDRMACLLGQHGQISLGTSLEGALWMAVEVETLARMYVQALALGEPPVLSDEEMGRVISQMKRMSYGLGPEEEGSNDVARPRAR, from the coding sequence ATGACCGATGACGAGATGACCCTGCGCAGCCGGATGGTGGCCACCTGCCGGAAGATGAATGAAACCGGGATCAATCAGGGCACGGCGGGCAATCTTTCGGTGCGGCATGGCGAGGGATTCCTGATCACGCCCTCTTCGCTGCCCTATGACGTGATGCAGCCCGAAGACCTGGTCATGATGTTTTGGGATGGCACCTATGAAGGGCGGCGACCGTCATCGGAATGGCGGTTCCACCGCGATATCCTGAAGGCGCGGGCGGATGTGAATGTGGTGCTGCATTGCCATTCGCACTATGCGACCTCGGTCGCCTGTCACCACCGCACGATCCCGGCCTTTCATTACATGGTTGGGGTGATGGGCGGCACCACGCTGCGTTGCGCGCGCTATGCGACCTTTGGCACGCAGGCTCTGTCGGATGCAGCGATTGAGGCGCTGGAGGATCGGATGGCCTGTCTGCTTGGCCAGCATGGGCAAATCAGCCTTGGCACGAGCCTTGAAGGAGCGCTGTGGATGGCGGTGGAGGTGGAGACGCTGGCACGAATGTATGTGCAGGCCTTGGCCTTGGGTGAACCCCCAGTCCTGTCGGATGAAGAGATGGGGCGTGTGATCTCTCAGATGAAACGTATGAGCTATGGCCTTGGCCCAGAGGAGGAGGGGTCCAACGACGTTGCCCGTCCTCGCGCCCGATAG
- a CDS encoding sensor histidine kinase, translated as MRRASLRLRLALAGALVLVLTLVAAQLGLSTLFNRHVERAISADLSDLSDYLIASIESDPDGKLVLASPPPDPAYSRPYSGRYWAVNAEEDAWTSRSLWDFTLPLPSAPPPGEDALITLPGPQDTLLLALDRSVIRPTGEGDRNLRVTVAIDRARIDTARAEFEAEMLPWLASLGFLLLAAGAVQIVVGLAPLATLGRRLGDLAAGREDRIGDDVPIEIAPLARQIDALLDARASEIERSRRRAADLAHGLKTPLQALLGEAGHLRDLGRTDEAHGVETVVHSIRRQVDRELARATIASSAQSARADIARATDGVVSVLRRTPAGAALVWQIDIPPDLIARIDSADLTEAMGALIENAVTHARQRITITAAHEAGLVHLTIRDDGPGMPEDQIARLRQRGQRLDTSGEGTGLGLSIADEIVANAGGTLTITDTGQGLSVRLSLKAMRKA; from the coding sequence ATGAGACGCGCCTCCCTCCGCCTGCGCCTTGCGCTGGCCGGGGCGCTTGTTCTGGTCCTTACCCTTGTGGCGGCACAGCTTGGTCTTTCCACACTTTTTAACCGCCATGTCGAACGCGCCATCTCGGCTGATCTGTCGGATCTGTCCGATTACCTGATTGCGTCGATCGAGTCCGACCCGGACGGGAAACTTGTCCTTGCCTCGCCGCCACCAGACCCAGCCTATTCCCGCCCCTATTCCGGCCGCTATTGGGCCGTTAACGCCGAAGAGGATGCTTGGACCTCACGCTCGCTATGGGATTTCACCCTGCCCCTTCCCTCGGCCCCGCCACCCGGTGAAGACGCCCTCATCACCCTGCCCGGACCACAGGATACCCTGCTTCTGGCACTCGATCGCAGCGTGATCCGTCCCACGGGGGAAGGCGACCGGAACCTTCGCGTCACCGTCGCCATCGACCGCGCACGAATCGACACCGCCCGCGCCGAATTCGAAGCCGAGATGCTACCCTGGCTCGCATCCCTTGGCTTTCTTCTCCTTGCAGCGGGTGCCGTGCAAATCGTAGTCGGCCTTGCACCGCTTGCCACTCTGGGCCGGCGTCTTGGCGATCTGGCCGCCGGGCGCGAAGATCGCATCGGAGACGACGTTCCAATCGAAATCGCACCGCTGGCCCGCCAGATCGATGCGCTTCTCGACGCCCGCGCTTCAGAAATCGAACGCTCCCGCCGCAGGGCAGCCGATCTGGCGCATGGGCTGAAAACCCCGCTTCAGGCACTGCTGGGCGAGGCGGGCCATTTGCGCGATCTTGGCCGCACGGATGAAGCACATGGCGTGGAAACCGTGGTCCATTCGATCCGCCGTCAAGTGGACCGCGAACTCGCCCGCGCCACCATCGCCAGCAGCGCCCAATCCGCCCGCGCCGATATCGCCCGCGCCACGGATGGCGTTGTCTCGGTTCTACGCCGCACCCCAGCAGGGGCGGCGCTCGTCTGGCAAATCGACATCCCTCCCGATCTCATCGCCCGCATCGACAGTGCCGATCTGACCGAAGCCATGGGCGCCTTGATCGAAAATGCCGTCACCCATGCGCGCCAGCGCATCACGATCACAGCGGCGCATGAGGCAGGCCTTGTCCACCTCACCATTCGCGATGACGGGCCGGGCATGCCCGAAGACCAGATCGCCCGCCTTCGCCAACGTGGTCAAAGGCTGGATACCAGCGGGGAAGGCACGGGGCTCGGCTTGTCCATTGCGGATGAGATCGTGGCAAATGCGGGCGGGACATTGACAATCACTGACACCGGCCAAGGCCTCTCGGTGCGGCTTTCCCTGAAGGCCATGCGAAAGGCCTAG
- a CDS encoding nucleoside/nucleotide kinase family protein — protein sequence MTAPSIDIAGLAALLTEKAQGGGRVIAALAGAPGSGKSTVAERLCDAMNAGQPGMAAVLPMDGYHYDDLHLVPAGLRPRKGAPDTFDVGGFYHTLKRLRARDEDFVAVPVFDRDIEIARAGARMIPAEVPVIIAEGNYLLLGQEPWSRLRPMFDVAVLVDVPESVLRERLSARWQHYALTPDEIAWKLDGNDLPNGRFVMAESRGEDYRLPNG from the coding sequence GTGACGGCACCATCCATCGATATCGCAGGGCTTGCCGCCCTGCTGACGGAAAAGGCGCAAGGCGGGGGGCGCGTGATCGCGGCCCTTGCCGGGGCGCCTGGATCGGGGAAATCCACCGTGGCCGAACGGCTATGCGATGCGATGAATGCTGGGCAGCCGGGGATGGCGGCGGTGCTGCCGATGGATGGCTATCATTACGATGACTTGCATCTGGTTCCTGCGGGCCTGCGGCCAAGGAAGGGTGCACCCGACACCTTTGACGTTGGCGGCTTTTATCATACGCTCAAACGGCTTAGGGCGCGGGATGAGGATTTTGTCGCGGTTCCGGTCTTTGATCGGGATATCGAGATTGCGCGTGCGGGTGCGCGGATGATCCCTGCCGAGGTTCCGGTGATCATCGCCGAGGGGAACTATCTGCTTTTGGGGCAAGAGCCTTGGTCGCGACTGCGGCCGATGTTCGATGTCGCTGTGCTGGTCGATGTGCCGGAATCCGTGCTGCGGGAAAGGCTGAGCGCGCGCTGGCAGCATTACGCCCTGACGCCGGACGAGATCGCGTGGAAGCTGGACGGGAACGATCTGCCCAATGGCCGCTTTGTCATGGCGGAAAGCCGGGGCGAGGATTACCGCCTGCCGAATGGTTGA
- a CDS encoding sugar phosphate isomerase/epimerase family protein — translation MEGFGVHTSMWTMHWDRDGAEKTIPAAAAYKMDFIEIALLNTSVVDAAHTRALLEKHGMRAVCSLGLPEKNWASVNPDGAIAHLCDSIDKAAEMGAEALSGVTYGGIGQRTGLPPTMEEYDNIARALAAAAKHAKMRGIAFGIEPVNRYENHLINTGWQAKWMIEKVGADNIFIHLDTYHMNIEEKGAGNGILDAREHLRYIHLSESDRGTPGEGTCDWDEVYATLAAIGFKGGLAMESFINMPPEVGYGLAVWRPVAENFQEVMDKGLPFLRNKAKQYRLI, via the coding sequence ATGGAAGGGTTCGGCGTTCACACCAGCATGTGGACCATGCATTGGGATAGGGACGGGGCGGAGAAGACCATTCCCGCTGCCGCTGCCTATAAGATGGATTTCATCGAAATCGCGCTGTTGAACACGTCTGTCGTGGATGCCGCGCACACGCGGGCGCTGTTGGAAAAGCATGGGATGCGGGCGGTCTGTTCGCTGGGCCTGCCCGAAAAGAACTGGGCGAGTGTGAATCCGGACGGAGCCATCGCGCACCTGTGCGACAGCATCGACAAGGCGGCCGAGATGGGGGCAGAGGCGCTTTCGGGTGTGACCTATGGTGGGATCGGACAACGCACGGGCCTGCCGCCGACGATGGAGGAATATGACAACATCGCCCGCGCATTGGCGGCGGCTGCGAAACACGCCAAGATGCGCGGCATTGCCTTTGGGATCGAACCTGTGAACCGCTACGAGAACCACCTGATCAACACGGGCTGGCAGGCCAAGTGGATGATCGAGAAGGTGGGGGCGGACAACATCTTTATCCACCTTGATACCTATCACATGAATATCGAGGAAAAGGGTGCGGGGAACGGCATCCTCGATGCACGCGAACATCTGCGGTATATCCACCTGTCGGAAAGCGACCGGGGCACGCCCGGGGAAGGGACCTGCGATTGGGACGAGGTTTATGCCACGCTGGCGGCCATCGGCTTCAAGGGCGGGCTGGCGATGGAAAGCTTCATCAACATGCCGCCGGAAGTGGGCTATGGGTTGGCCGTCTGGCGGCCCGTGGCAGAAAATTTTCAAGAGGTGATGGACAAGGGGCTGCCCTTCCTGCGCAATAAGGCCAAGCAGTATCGGCTGATCTGA
- a CDS encoding PepSY domain-containing protein translates to MIRPAILLLIALLHAATPVFAKDGDSGGGGGGGDDKGGHGSDDNGGDSGDDRGNGGDSNDDDGRGLRAGVSSGVILPLAAILAQIEPEFGARMIDANIKKRRGRVIYEIEMITRKGRVLDLDVDAKTGRILDIEVDD, encoded by the coding sequence ATGATCCGACCGGCCATCCTTCTTTTGATCGCATTGCTGCACGCAGCCACGCCCGTCTTCGCCAAGGATGGCGATAGCGGTGGTGGCGGTGGCGGTGGTGACGACAAAGGCGGCCACGGCAGCGACGATAATGGCGGCGATAGTGGCGACGATCGGGGCAATGGCGGGGACAGCAATGATGACGATGGCCGCGGCCTGCGTGCCGGTGTATCGTCGGGCGTGATCCTGCCGCTTGCGGCGATCCTTGCACAAATCGAACCGGAATTCGGGGCCCGCATGATCGACGCCAACATCAAGAAACGCCGTGGCCGCGTCATCTATGAAATCGAGATGATCACCCGGAAAGGGCGCGTGCTAGATCTTGACGTCGATGCAAAGACAGGCCGCATCTTGGACATCGAGGTCGATGACTGA
- a CDS encoding response regulator transcription factor: protein MRALVVEDDARIAELVATALSAAGFRTETVSDGDTAWFQGGTEDYDLVILDLGLPRLDGLTLLKRWRGEGRSFPILILSARGTWSERVEGIEAGADDYLPKPFMVEELTARARALVRRAAGQVQTVHRIGSLSIDTNRMTVTRDGLPVSLTPLEFRLLSYLLLNRDRTVAPPELLDHIYGTDDGREANAIEAVVTRLRRKLGAGAIETRRGFGYRLGTDP from the coding sequence ATGCGCGCGCTTGTCGTCGAGGATGACGCCCGCATCGCGGAACTCGTCGCGACGGCGCTTTCCGCCGCTGGCTTTCGCACCGAAACCGTCTCAGATGGAGACACGGCTTGGTTTCAGGGTGGCACCGAAGACTACGACCTTGTGATCCTCGACCTTGGCCTTCCTCGGCTTGACGGGCTGACCCTGCTTAAACGCTGGCGGGGCGAGGGGCGGTCCTTCCCAATCCTCATCCTTTCGGCACGCGGCACATGGTCCGAAAGGGTCGAAGGCATCGAAGCCGGGGCTGACGATTACCTTCCCAAACCTTTCATGGTCGAAGAACTGACAGCCCGCGCCCGCGCCTTGGTGCGCCGCGCCGCAGGGCAGGTGCAGACAGTTCATCGAATTGGCAGCCTGTCGATTGACACGAACCGCATGACCGTGACCCGCGATGGCCTGCCTGTCTCCCTTACGCCGCTGGAATTCCGTCTGCTCTCTTACCTGCTTTTGAACCGGGACAGGACGGTCGCGCCGCCCGAACTTCTTGACCACATCTACGGCACCGATGACGGGCGCGAGGCGAACGCGATCGAAGCCGTCGTTACCCGCCTGCGCCGCAAACTTGGCGCAGGCGCGATCGAAACACGGCGTGGCTTCGGTTATCGGCTTGGGACGGATCCATGA